In a genomic window of Aricia agestis chromosome 2, ilAriAges1.1, whole genome shotgun sequence:
- the LOC121739904 gene encoding 40S ribosomal protein S21 isoform X2 produces MQNDAGEFVDLYCPRKCSASNRLIHAKDHASVQLVIADVDPATGRATDASKMYVICGAIRRMGESDDCIVRLTKRDGILTK; encoded by the exons ATGCAGAACGACGCTGGTGAATTTGTTGACTTGTACTGCCCGAGGAAATG CTCGGCCAGCAACCGTCTGATCCATGCTAAGGACCACGCCTCAGTGCAGCTCGTGATCGCCGACGTGGACCCCGCCACCGGCCGCGCCACCGACGCCAGCAAGATGTACGTCATCTGCGGAGCCATCAGGCGGATGGGAGAGTCAGACGACTGCATAGTGAGGCTGACCAAGAGGGATGGTATATTAACCAAGTGA
- the LOC121739900 gene encoding uncharacterized protein LOC121739900: MSSDSFHGPPVDIIDLDRYMRVSVLPSRQRHVQRCGDLIVDAGGAGVQRAVSSGEDSFTPAPQHKRYSHDSGVSDGSYIKRRQRHKHNVERDRSRDHSRYESASAMSQFRVNCEQALLEQQKQISRLAELCERLVPETKENSDTNNRVRSKSCSNKEYSRARKTIPVRTNQLVSESSETSISSESSKDVRRKTRRSESCKTYKIMMDRLEDLSRVLTNRKPQTAVVSKPYPSSVVVCNKLVATEPDRFGKQYTTVRKIVYENGESESLETERSRKERLLGATRAQVLDITPALVEHTNMATERVIRRSSSSGTINHLDLDNPIHFYEQAKRLQTLHTSTKHHGHRATLRVTESVSERDATLCALCRTYWRAVRNCIVQTFGSYT; the protein is encoded by the exons ATGTCGTCGGACAGTTTTCACGGCCCGCCGGTGGACATAATCGACCTGGACCGCTACATGCGCGTCTCCGTGCTGCCCTCTCGCCAGCGACATGTGCAGCGCTG TGGCGACCTGATAGTagacgcgggcggcgcgggcgtgcAGCGCGCGGTAAGCAGCGGCGAGGACTCATTCACGCCCGCGCCGCAACACAAGCGCTACTCGCACGACTCCGGCGTCTCCGATGGCAGCTATATCAAGCGGCGACAGCGACATAA ACATAATGTCGAGAGAGACAGATCACGCGATCACAGCCGATATGAATCTGCCTCCGCCATGTCACAGTTCCGAGTGAACTGCGAGCAAGCGCTACTCGAGCAGCAGAAGCAAATCTCGCGACTCGCGGAGCTGTGCGAAAGACTAGTGCCggaaacaaaagaaaacagCGATACAAATAACCGCGTTCGGAGCAAAAGCTGTTCGAATAAAGAATACTCCCGTGCCAGAAAAACTATACCCGTGCGAACAAACCAACTTGTATCAGAGTCAAGCGAGACCTCAATCAGTAGTGAAAGCAGTAAGGATGTGAGGCGGAAAACTCGTAGG TCGGAGTCCTGCAAGACGTACAAAATAATGATGGACCGTCTGGAAGACTTGAGCCGCGTGTTGACGAACCGGAAACCACAGACTGCAGTTGTGTCGAAGCCGTACCCCTCCTCGGTGGTGGTGTGCAATAAACTTGTCGCCACAGAACCCGACAGATTCGGAAAACAGTATACTACAGTGCGG AAAATCGTATATGAAAACGGCGAGTCAGAAAGTCTTGAAACAGAAAGATCAAGAAAAGAAAGACTTTTAGGGGCGACGAGAGCCCAGGTGTTGGATATTACACCTGCtttggtcgaacatacaaataTGGCTACCGAAAG AGTTATTCGACGCAGCAGCTCATCAGGGACCATAAACCATTTGGATTTAGATAATCCAATACAC ttttaCGAGCAAGCAAAGCGTTTACAAACTCTGCACACGTCTACAAAACATCACGGCCACCGGGCGACGCTGCGGGTTACAGAATCCGTGAGCGAGCGGGACGCAACGCTTTGCGCTCTCTGTCGCACGTATTGGCGTGCTGTACGCAACTGCATCGTGCAAACATTTGGATCGTATACGTaa
- the LOC121739904 gene encoding 40S ribosomal protein S21 isoform X1, translated as MQNDAGEFVDLYCPRKCSASNRLIHAKDHASVQLVIADVDPATGRATDASKMYVICGAIRRMGESDDCIVRLTKRDGILTKNY; from the exons ATGCAGAACGACGCTGGTGAATTTGTTGACTTGTACTGCCCGAGGAAATG CTCGGCCAGCAACCGTCTGATCCATGCTAAGGACCACGCCTCAGTGCAGCTCGTGATCGCCGACGTGGACCCCGCCACCGGCCGCGCCACCGACGCCAGCAAGATGTACGTCATCTGCGGAGCCATCAGGCGGATGGGAGAGTCAGACGACTGCATAGTGAGGCTGACCAAGAGGGATGGTATATTAACCAA gaACTACTGA